The Pyxidicoccus sp. MSG2 DNA segment GGTGGCGCGGGGGCCCCGCATCGGCGTGGACTACGCCGGGGTGTGGGCGGCGGAGCCCTTCCGGCTGTGGGTCCGGGACAGTCAACACGTCAGCCGGCCCCCCAAGGGAGCGCGCAAGCAGCCTTGACGGAAGCCGCCGCGGCTGGTTGGGTGCGCCCCGCCATGTCCGACGAGGCCGCCAGGGAAGAGGACCGACAGCTCCTCGAGAGGGCACAGGATGGGGACGTTTCCGCCTTCGAGGCCCTGGTGGATGCCCACCGGGACAAGGTGTACGGCCTGGCCCTGCGCATGACGCGCTCCGAGGCCGACGCCGCGGAAATCACCCAGGATACCTTCCTGTCCGCCTACCAACACCTCAAGGATTTCCGGGGGGATGCCGCCTTCGGGTCCTGGGTGCACCGCATTGCCGCCAACCACGCGCTCATGCGTCTGCGCCACCGCCGGGTGGCCCAGGCGGCCGAGCAGGAGCTCCAGGGCCCGGAGTTCACCGAGCGGGGCTCCCTGGCCGAGTACCCCATCTCCGACTGGAGCCGGGACGCCGAGGAGAAGGCCCTGGACGCCGAGCTGGGAACCGCCATCCAGCAGGCGACCGAGCAGCTTCCGCAGGGGTACCGGGAGGTCTTCCTCTTGAAAGACGTGGACGGCCTCAGTTACGAACAGATCGCAGAGGTGACGGGGGATTCCATCCCCGCCATCAAGAGCCGCCTGCACCGTGCCCGGCTCGCGCTCCGTGAAGCCATCGATGATTTCTACAACCGGGACAGTCGCGGGGTGTGAAACGCGACGAAGCGCTCGGCATCTTCGAAAGGGACAAGGGCGCGCCGCAGCCAGCCGAGGTTCGGATGTATAATTGCAAGGATTCGATCAACCTCCTGCTGGAATTCCTCGATGGCGAGATGTCCGCCGAGGAGGCACAGCATCTGAAAGAACACCTGCGCGGGTGCAGCCCCTGCGTGGACTTCCTGCGCACGTACAAGGCGACGCCCGGGCTGTGCAAGAAGGCCCTGGCGGCGAAGATGCCGAAGGAAGTCTCCGAGAAGCTGACCGAGTACCTTCGCTCCAAGATCAAGTCCGCCTCGTGAACCTGAAGCAACTGTCGCTCCCGGAGCTGGAGGCCGCGCTGGCCCCGCTCACCCCGTCGCCCGCCGCCGTCCGCAAGGTGTTCGCGGCCGTCTTCGCCCATGGGGCCAGGACGGTGGAGGACGTGGCCGGGGCCCGCCAGGTCCCGCGCCGTGTCGGTGACTACCTGCGAGAGCACGCGGAGCTGCCGACGCTGCAGGTGGTGGAGCGGCGCAAGGCGGACGACGGCTTCGTGAAGTACCTCTTCGACTCGCCGCTGGGCGGGCGGGTGGAAGCCGTCCGCATCCCCATCTTCGACGAGAAGTACGTCATCTGCGTGTCCAGCCAGGTGGGGTGTGCGCTGGCCTGCGACTTCTGCATGACGGGGAAGCTGGGCTTCAAGCGCAACCTCCAGACGTGGGAGATATTGGACCAGGTGCTCCAGGTGCGCGCGGAGGCGGACCGGCCGGTGCGCGG contains these protein-coding regions:
- a CDS encoding RNA polymerase sigma factor, which gives rise to MSDEAAREEDRQLLERAQDGDVSAFEALVDAHRDKVYGLALRMTRSEADAAEITQDTFLSAYQHLKDFRGDAAFGSWVHRIAANHALMRLRHRRVAQAAEQELQGPEFTERGSLAEYPISDWSRDAEEKALDAELGTAIQQATEQLPQGYREVFLLKDVDGLSYEQIAEVTGDSIPAIKSRLHRARLALREAIDDFYNRDSRGV
- a CDS encoding anti-sigma factor family protein, which translates into the protein MKRDEALGIFERDKGAPQPAEVRMYNCKDSINLLLEFLDGEMSAEEAQHLKEHLRGCSPCVDFLRTYKATPGLCKKALAAKMPKEVSEKLTEYLRSKIKSAS